A region of the Roseobacter denitrificans OCh 114 genome:
CGCCCTTTGGACAGCGCATAGCTGAGCACCAAAAGCACAGTCGGGCCAGGGATCAGCAGGAGCGCGGTGGAGGCTGCAACAAAGGTCAGCCAGAGGTCGAGAGGCATTTCATGGATTCCTTGGATTAGAGTACGCGCCCGGCCACGGCATCCAGCTTGGCCATGACCGCCGGATCGCGTGCGTCGGGTTGCGTCAGGATCGCGAAATCCAGCGCGCGATCGCAGCCGTGGGGGCAGGGTGCGCGCTCCGGCCCGAGCATCGCCGGCAGGCGGCGCACCAGATCGCGGCCCTTATCCGCGTTGCCCATCAGGGTCTGGATGATCTGCGTGACATCGACTTCGCCGTGGTCGGGGTGCCAGCTGTCGTAATCGGTGATCATCGCGACCGAGGCGTAACACAGTTCGGCTTCGCGGGCGAGTTTCGCTTCGGGCATGTTGGTCATGCCGATCACATCCGCGCCCCAGCTTGTGCGGTACATCTTGGATTCCGCAAGGGTCGAAAACTGCGGGCCTTCCATCGCCAGATAAGTCCCACCGTCATGCACCGTGATGCCCGCATCGGTGGCCGCCGTGTGGCAGGCTTTGGACAGACGGGGGCAGGTCGGATGGGCGACGCTGACATGTGCCACGCAGCCTGTGCCGAAGAACGATTTTTCCCGCGCGAAGGTGCGGTCGATGAACTGATCCACGATGACGAAATCACCCGGTGCCATTTCCTCGCGAAAGGAACCGCAGGCCGACACCGAAATGACATCTGTCACCCCAAGCCGCTTGAGCGCGTCGATATTTGCGCGGTAGGGCACTGTGGTGGGGCTATGCACATGGCCGCGTCCGTGGCGTGGTAAAAAGGCCATCGGAACACCATCAAGTTCCCCGGTCAGAATATCATCGGATGGTGCGCCCCATGGTGTTGACACCTGTGTCCATTTCGCTCCGGTCATACCCTCTATATCATAAAGACCGGATCCACCGATCACGGCTATTTTTGTTTGGGTCATTGAAGCTGTCCTTTCGTGCGTTGCCGGCAGTTTGCCCGTTGAAGCGCAGGTTGAAAAGGCACAAATCGCCCGGTTTCATTAAGGTGTTGTGAAGGGCGCGCGCGCCAAGGCGTGGGGCGGATGGCGTTTGTTCATCATTGATTTACCATGATCAACGACAAGGGGCGGGGTTTTCATTTGTACCGAATAGGTCTAGGGAGCCACCATGTTAGCGCGCGCAGGACGCGGGTTCAGACGACTCAAACTCAGGAAAATGACATTATGGCGCGCGCATCGTTTCGCACCTTTGCAAAGAATTTGGATGTGACGGACCTGCGTTGGATGCCCGATAAGGGCTTTTCACCGGCGCGGTTGCGGATTGAGCTCTTGTCGGGCCTGACGGTTGCGCTGGCGTTGGTGCCGGAGGCCGTTGCCTTTGCATTCGTGGCCGGTGTGCATCCGCTTGTCGGGCTTTACGC
Encoded here:
- a CDS encoding S-methyl-5'-thioadenosine phosphorylase — translated: MTQTKIAVIGGSGLYDIEGMTGAKWTQVSTPWGAPSDDILTGELDGVPMAFLPRHGRGHVHSPTTVPYRANIDALKRLGVTDVISVSACGSFREEMAPGDFVIVDQFIDRTFAREKSFFGTGCVAHVSVAHPTCPRLSKACHTAATDAGITVHDGGTYLAMEGPQFSTLAESKMYRTSWGADVIGMTNMPEAKLAREAELCYASVAMITDYDSWHPDHGEVDVTQIIQTLMGNADKGRDLVRRLPAMLGPERAPCPHGCDRALDFAILTQPDARDPAVMAKLDAVAGRVL